A single region of the Cucumis melo cultivar AY chromosome 3, USDA_Cmelo_AY_1.0, whole genome shotgun sequence genome encodes:
- the LOC103488186 gene encoding aquaporin TIP4-1, with translation MAKIAIGSIGEAYQPDCIRALIVEFIVTFLFVFAGVGSAMAANALLANALVGLFAVAVAHAFVVAVMISTGHISGGHLNPAVTLGLLFGGHITVVRSALYWIVQLLAASAASFLLTYLTGGLVTPIHTLASGVGYLQGVIWEIILTFSLLFTVYGTIVDPKKGALDGLGPLLTGFVVGANILAGGAFSGASMNPARSFGPALVAGDWTDHWVYWVGPLIGGGLAGFIYENFLIQRSHVPLPREEDGY, from the exons ATGGCCAAAATTGCAATTGGAAGCATCGGCGAGGCCTACCAGCCCGATTGCATCCGAGCCCTCATCGTCGAGTTCATTGTCACTTTCCTTTTCGTCTTTGCTGGTGTCGGATCAGCCATGGCTGCCA ATGCGTTATTGGCAAACGCACTTGTCGGTTTATTCGCCGTTGCAGTTGCTCATGCCTTTGTTGTGGCTGTGATGATCTCTACTGGCCACATTTCTGGTGGCCACCTCAACCCTGCTGTTACTCTTGGTCTACTTTTCGGTGGCCACATCACAGTCGTTCGATCCGCTCTATATTGGATTGTTCAGTTGCTAGCAGCTTCAGCTGCCAGCTTCTTGTTAACGTACCTCACCGGAGGCTTG GTCACTCCAATTCATACGTTAGCAAGTGGGGTTGGGTATCTTCAGGGAGTGATATGGGAGATTATTCTGACATTCTCCTTGCTTTTCACTGTGTATGGTACAATTGTTGACCCAAAAAAGGGGGCTCTTGATGGGCTGGGTCCATTGCTGACTGGGTTTGTGGTGGGGGCCAACATCTTGGCTGGTGGAGCTTTTTCAGGAGCTTCAATGAACCCAGCAAGATCATTTGGGCCTGCTTTGGTGGCTGGAGACTGGACTGACCATTGGGTTTACTGGGTTGGGCCTCTTATTGGTGGTGGGCTTGCTGGATTCATCTATGAAAACTTCCTCATTCAAAGATCTCATGTCCCTCTACCTAGGGAGGAAGATGGCTattag